A genomic segment from Flammeovirga pectinis encodes:
- a CDS encoding M43 family zinc metalloprotease translates to MYNKHNIIIRSLGTNYIDDSNFVNINTGNDEHDQLGQINNQSNAINIYIIQSFSDSNILGIATGIPSNSFIIKREYVYSGVTSHELGHCLGLYHTHETAFGKEAISGLNCSSTGDLICDTPADPGLNNNNVNLSCQYIGGGGYTPLTDNIMSYTNTLCMDSFTPYQGARMSYAINNEQLLQNIISNSCSSISDVVTICYNSTTDVNISNLNGATTSWLSSNNVNIISRTNSQVKIKAKSPNTQGVGWIRATLSNGIILEENFKIGTESPNSINVLVDPYIGRIIASVTPIENAKSYIWYLNGVQQVGNSSSIRMIIKRGDCSVRDFDIGVEVVTNCGTSNLKYGRYSNPC, encoded by the coding sequence ATGTACAATAAGCATAATATTATAATTAGAAGCCTCGGTACTAATTATATCGATGATTCTAATTTTGTTAATATTAATACTGGAAATGACGAACATGATCAGTTAGGACAAATTAATAATCAAAGTAACGCAATAAATATTTATATAATACAGTCTTTTTCTGATTCTAATATTTTAGGTATTGCGACAGGTATACCATCAAATAGCTTTATTATTAAAAGAGAATATGTTTATTCTGGAGTAACTTCTCATGAGTTAGGGCATTGTTTGGGTTTATATCATACTCACGAAACTGCTTTTGGTAAAGAGGCAATAAGTGGTCTAAATTGTAGCTCAACTGGTGATTTGATTTGCGACACTCCAGCAGACCCTGGTTTAAATAATAACAATGTTAATCTCTCTTGTCAATATATTGGAGGAGGAGGGTATACTCCATTAACTGATAATATTATGTCGTATACCAACACTCTCTGCATGGATAGTTTTACACCATATCAAGGAGCTAGAATGAGTTATGCTATAAACAATGAGCAATTATTACAAAATATTATAAGCAACTCATGTTCAAGTATTTCTGATGTTGTAACTATTTGTTATAATTCAACTACCGATGTAAATATTTCAAATTTGAATGGAGCTACAACCTCATGGTTATCATCAAATAATGTAAATATTATATCAAGAACTAATTCTCAAGTAAAAATAAAAGCTAAATCTCCAAACACTCAAGGAGTTGGATGGATAAGAGCAACCCTAAGTAATGGAATTATTCTAGAAGAAAATTTTAAAATAGGGACTGAATCACCTAATAGCATTAATGTTTTAGTAGACCCATATATAGGAAGAATAATAGCATCTGTTACACCAATTGAAAATGCTAAAAGCTATATTTGGTATCTTAATGGGGTACAACAAGTTGGCAATAGCTCATCAATAAGAATGATAATTAAAAGAGGAGATTGCAGTGTAAGAGATTTTGATATAGGAGTAGAAGTTGTCACAAATTGTGGAACATCTAATTTAAAATATGGTCGATATTCTAATCCATGTTAA
- the gntH gene encoding guanitoxin biosynthesis MBL fold metallo-hydrolase GntH produces MKKFILYISLLIISLATVSAQDNNYKGNYKGTDTKAAGVVNNQENIVTEDINQFKNTPEVFQHDKEQLQTTLTGGIPMGRWNEGLMFDGIAPSDHFVSAANWYPNTETVKEDEIRIIFMGSSPLIRPGQANTSILIQFGNGKNLVFDIGEGSVANFVGAGIALNEINDIFITHLHVDHYGSLPYVYMFGAWNGRWNEPLRVNGPSGSEPKYGTAHMIEGMKSMTEWHRDAFDVFPIGRGWEIEVNEFDFTDDGGVIYDVDGIQVTHWQQSHCKDGASAYRVEWNGMSIVFSGDGRPNKLTAKYGANADVLITEMQVEVVNITSQVYGVPPVLTRYTIDTHHNPAYAAGKLYNDAQPRLAMATHTTDDLYANNEMVAEVREHWDGPFHFGFDGVVVNVSKEKIWVRDGILPDYPNATPPQQGTMVADNGGLIIPEPRKKREDMQNQYIRDMQYDESEYYPEGYQPELMEAWPSDKPIFVPVDKIPSSMKRRRADFDDQGNFIKTK; encoded by the coding sequence ATGAAAAAATTTATATTATATATATCACTATTAATTATTAGTCTAGCAACAGTTTCTGCACAAGACAATAATTACAAAGGAAACTACAAAGGAACAGATACTAAAGCGGCTGGAGTAGTTAATAACCAAGAGAATATCGTGACAGAAGATATTAATCAATTTAAAAATACTCCAGAGGTTTTTCAACATGATAAAGAACAATTACAAACTACTTTAACTGGCGGTATACCAATGGGAAGATGGAATGAGGGCTTAATGTTTGATGGTATTGCTCCATCCGATCACTTTGTTTCTGCTGCAAATTGGTATCCAAATACAGAAACAGTTAAGGAAGATGAAATAAGAATAATTTTTATGGGTTCTTCTCCTCTTATACGTCCTGGACAAGCCAATACGTCTATTTTAATACAATTTGGTAACGGTAAAAATTTAGTTTTTGATATTGGTGAAGGGTCGGTAGCCAACTTTGTAGGAGCTGGTATTGCCTTAAACGAAATCAATGATATATTCATTACGCACTTACACGTTGACCACTACGGTTCTCTACCTTATGTATACATGTTTGGAGCATGGAACGGTAGATGGAATGAACCTTTAAGAGTGAACGGCCCATCTGGTTCTGAACCTAAATATGGTACTGCACATATGATAGAAGGGATGAAATCTATGACGGAGTGGCATAGGGATGCTTTTGATGTATTCCCAATTGGTAGAGGTTGGGAAATTGAAGTAAACGAATTTGATTTTACAGATGATGGTGGTGTTATCTATGATGTAGACGGTATACAGGTTACACACTGGCAACAATCTCACTGTAAAGATGGTGCTTCTGCTTATAGAGTGGAATGGAACGGAATGTCTATTGTATTCTCTGGCGATGGTAGACCAAACAAATTAACGGCTAAATATGGTGCTAATGCAGATGTATTAATTACTGAAATGCAAGTAGAGGTTGTGAACATTACATCGCAAGTTTATGGTGTCCCTCCAGTGTTAACACGTTACACAATTGACACACACCACAACCCTGCCTATGCTGCTGGTAAATTATATAATGATGCTCAACCAAGATTAGCAATGGCTACTCACACAACAGATGATTTGTATGCCAACAACGAAATGGTAGCAGAAGTTAGAGAACATTGGGACGGTCCTTTTCACTTTGGTTTTGATGGTGTTGTTGTAAATGTTTCGAAAGAAAAAATATGGGTTAGAGATGGTATTTTACCAGATTATCCAAACGCAACGCCTCCTCAGCAAGGTACAATGGTAGCAGATAATGGTGGTTTAATTATTCCTGAGCCTCGTAAAAAACGTGAGGATATGCAAAATCAATATATAAGAGATATGCAATATGATGAGAGTGAATATTATCCGGAAGGATACCAACCAGAATTAATGGAAGCTTGGCCTTCTGATAAACCAATCTTTGTCCCTGTTGATAAAATTCCTTCGTCTATGAAGAGAAGAAGAGCTGACTTTGATGATCAAGGAAACTTTATCAAAACTAAATAA
- a CDS encoding T9SS type A sorting domain-containing protein — MTYPNPVSETLILEKDQYYLNNILSSEKILLESIYKYQLFDFEGNLILSNNFYGKVTINTSKLKKGKYILRITQNEDKVDVHSIIIK; from the coding sequence ATCACATATCCGAACCCTGTATCTGAAACTTTAATACTTGAAAAAGATCAATATTATTTAAATAATATTTTATCCTCAGAAAAAATTCTATTAGAAAGTATATACAAATATCAATTATTTGATTTTGAAGGAAACTTAATTTTAAGTAATAATTTTTATGGGAAAGTAACAATCAATACTTCTAAACTAAAGAAAGGGAAATATATATTAAGGATAACACAAAACGAAGATAAGGTAGATGTACATTCAATAATTATTAAATAA